One Rhinolophus ferrumequinum isolate MPI-CBG mRhiFer1 chromosome 10, mRhiFer1_v1.p, whole genome shotgun sequence genomic window, gaaggagaggaggaggaggagggagaggaagtgaAGCCCTGAGAGCCCGTGCACCTTCCCAGCAGAAGAGCAACGTGGGAAGCAGGCTGTGGGGACCCAAATCCCCTtggccccagcctggccccagtgCCCAGCGCCTGCTGGTAGCTCCCCGGAAGGTCCCCTGGCCGTGCCTGCCTCACCTGGGGCCTCTGTGCTGGGGGTCGCCCCCAAGATGGTGGCGGCCCCAGGGAGGACTGTGCTGCCAGCCCCAGCCTCCCACCTCTAGGCCCCCTGTGCCCCTCACCCCAAGCCCAGCCATGCTGCGCCTGGGGCTGTGTGCGGCCGCACTGCTGTGTGTGTGCCGGCCGGGCGCTGTGCGCGCCGACTGCTGGCTCATCGAGGGCGACAAGGGGTACGTGTGGCTGGCCATCTGCAGCCAGAACCAGCCGCCCTACGAGACCATCCCGCAGCACATCAACAGCACCGTGCACGACCTGCGGCTCAACGAGAACAAGCTCAGGGCCGTGCTCTACTCCTCCCTCAACCGCTTCGGGAACCTCACCGACCTCAACCTCACCAAGAACGAGATCTCCTACATCGAGGATGGCGCCTTCCTGGGCCAGGCGAGCCTGCAGGTGCTGCAGCTGGGCTACAACAAACTCAGCAACCTGACGGAGGGCATGCTACGCGGCCTGGGCCGCCTGCAGTTCCTTTTCCTGCAGCACAACCTCATCGAGCTGGTGACGCCCGCCGCCTTCTCCGAGTGCCCCAGCCTCATCAGCATCGACCTGTCCTCCAACCGCCTCAGCCGCCTGGACGGCACCACCTTCGCAGGCCTGGCCAGCCTCATGGTGTGCGAGCTGGCCGGCAACCCCTTCAACTGTGAGTGCGACCTCTTTGGCTTCCTGGCCTGGCTCGTGGTCTTCAACAATGTCACCAAGAACTATGACCGCCTGCAGTGCGAGTCCCCGCGGGAGTTTGCCGGCTACCCGCTGCTGGTGCCTCGGCCCTACCACAGCCTCAATGCCATCACCGTGCTCCAGGCCAAGTGCCGCAACGGCTCGCTGCCTGCCAGGCCTGCCAGCCACCCTACCACGCCCTATGCCACCTACGCCCAGCGGGAGCCTGATGAGAACTCGGGCTTCAGCCCCGATGACATCCTTTCAGCTGAGCCCCCGGCCTCGTCCACCACGGATGCGTCCGCGGGGCCTGCCATCAAGCTGCACCACGTCACCTTCACCTCGGCCACCCTGGTGGTCATCATCCCACACCCCTACAGCAAGATGTACATCCTGGTCCAGTACAACAACAGCTACTTCTCCGACGTCATGACGCTCAAGAACAAGAAGGAGATCGTCACACTGGACAAGCTCCGGGCGCACACTGAGTACACCTTCTGTGTCACTTCCCTGCGCAATAGCCGCCGTTTCAATCACACCTGCCTAGCCTTCACCACGCGGGACCCAGTCCCGGGCGACCTGGCGCCCagcacctccaccaccacccactACATCATGACCATCCTGGGCTGCCTGTTTGGCATGGTCATCGTGCTGGGAGCCGTGTACTACTGCCTGCGCAAGCGACGCACgcaggaggaaaagcagaagtCCGTCAAGGTCAAGAAGACCATCCTGGAGATGCGTTACGGAGCTGACGTGGAGGCGGGGTCCGTGGTCCATGCTGCCCAGAAGCTGGGCGAGCCCCCCGTGCTGCCCGTGTCCCGCATGTCCTCCATCCCATCCATGATCGGGGACAAGCTGCCCGCCTCCaaggggctggaggctgggctggaCACGCCTAAGGTAACCACCAAGGGTAACTACATGGAGGTGCGCACGGGCTCGGGCGGGGAGGGCATGGCCCGGCCTGAGGATGACCTCCCGGACCTGGAGAACGGCCAGGGCTCAGCCGCCGAGATCTCGACCATCGCCAAGGAGGTGGATAAGGTGAACCAGATCATTAACAACTGCATCGATGCCCTCAAGCTGGACTCGGCCTCTTTCCTGGGGGGTGGCGGTGCAGGCGGGGACACAGAGCTGGCCTTCGAGTGCCAGTCGCTCCCTGCGGTCACCACCGCCTCCTCAGCCACCGCCCCTGGAGCACTGGAGCGGCCCAGCTTCCTGTCACCCCCCTACAAGGAGAGCTCCCACCACCCGCTACAGCGCCAGCTGAGCGCCGACGCCGCGGTGACCCGCAAGACCTGCAGCGTCTCATCCAGCGGCTCCATCAAGAGTGCCAAGGTCTTCAGCCTGGACGTGCCTGACCACCCGGCGTCGGCGGGGCTGGCCAAAGGCGACTCCAAGTACATCGAGAAGAGCAGCCCTCTCAACAGCCCGCTGGACCGGCTCCCGCTGGTGCCCGCAGGCagcggcgggggcggcgggggcggcgtCCACCACCTGGAGGTGAAGCCCGCGTACCACTGCAGCGAGCACCGGCACAGCTTCCCGGCCCTGTACTACGAGGAGGGCGCAGACAGCCTGAGCCAGCGCGTGTCCTTCCTGAAGCCGCTGACCCGCTCCAAGCGGGACTCCACCTACTCGCAGCTCTCCCCCAGACACTACTATTCGGGGTACTCGTCCAGCCCTGAGTACTCCTCGGAGAGCACGCACAAGATCTGGGAGCGCTTCCGGCCCTACAAGAAGCACCACCGGGAGGAGGTGTACATGGCCGCCGGCCACGCCCTGCGCAAGAAGGTCCAGTTCGCCAAGGACGAGGACCTGCACGACATCCTCGATTACTGGAAGGGGGTCTCGGCCCAGCAGAAGCTGTGACCCTCTCCTCCCCGGTGAGGTCGGAGCGGGAGGGCAGGGGGCACGCGGGGAAGGCCCTGGGCCGGGCGGGGGCGCGCGGCGGGGGCCGAGGCTGAGGAGTGGACGCACACGCACACCCGCACGCACGCACCCACGCACACACCTGACCACCACCTGACTGTGAACCACCACCACCCGACAATAACGGACAGGAAAACAAAGACACGTTCTCCTTAAAGTTTACACACTGATACCGAAACCAGGCGTCATTACTGTGCTGCCCAGGGACACTGCTGGGGTGcgcagggctgggtggggcgGAAGGCAGAGGATGAGCCAAaggagggtggggcctggggccctAGGACAGGTTAGGGAGCAAAGGAGCTTGGGGCAGAGATGGACTGCAGCCATTCTGGGGCTTGGAGGGGTTCCCCATTGAGAGACAGGTCACTTGGAGATTTAGCACCAGGTGGACACTGGGCATTGTTTCCTCCCtttatggatggggaaactggggcCCAGGGAAAGGAGATGATAACCCCAGGGTCTCCCGGCAAGTTAGAGTCACTCTCCCAACTTCCTAACTCAGTGCTGTCCCCCAGTGGCTCCCCTGGGGTCCCCATCCTCTGTCCACCCACCACCCCTTTCCAGCTGTGGTCTC contains:
- the ELFN2 gene encoding protein phosphatase 1 regulatory subunit 29 encodes the protein MLRLGLCAAALLCVCRPGAVRADCWLIEGDKGYVWLAICSQNQPPYETIPQHINSTVHDLRLNENKLRAVLYSSLNRFGNLTDLNLTKNEISYIEDGAFLGQASLQVLQLGYNKLSNLTEGMLRGLGRLQFLFLQHNLIELVTPAAFSECPSLISIDLSSNRLSRLDGTTFAGLASLMVCELAGNPFNCECDLFGFLAWLVVFNNVTKNYDRLQCESPREFAGYPLLVPRPYHSLNAITVLQAKCRNGSLPARPASHPTTPYATYAQREPDENSGFSPDDILSAEPPASSTTDASAGPAIKLHHVTFTSATLVVIIPHPYSKMYILVQYNNSYFSDVMTLKNKKEIVTLDKLRAHTEYTFCVTSLRNSRRFNHTCLAFTTRDPVPGDLAPSTSTTTHYIMTILGCLFGMVIVLGAVYYCLRKRRTQEEKQKSVKVKKTILEMRYGADVEAGSVVHAAQKLGEPPVLPVSRMSSIPSMIGDKLPASKGLEAGLDTPKVTTKGNYMEVRTGSGGEGMARPEDDLPDLENGQGSAAEISTIAKEVDKVNQIINNCIDALKLDSASFLGGGGAGGDTELAFECQSLPAVTTASSATAPGALERPSFLSPPYKESSHHPLQRQLSADAAVTRKTCSVSSSGSIKSAKVFSLDVPDHPASAGLAKGDSKYIEKSSPLNSPLDRLPLVPAGSGGGGGGGVHHLEVKPAYHCSEHRHSFPALYYEEGADSLSQRVSFLKPLTRSKRDSTYSQLSPRHYYSGYSSSPEYSSESTHKIWERFRPYKKHHREEVYMAAGHALRKKVQFAKDEDLHDILDYWKGVSAQQKL